The genomic interval GAGCCCGAGCTTCTTTTCGAGATAGTGAATATTGGTTCCACCGGCGATGAACGCCGAGTCCGCGAACAGGTCCCGGTGCAGCGGCACGTTCGTCGTGATGCCTTCCACCGCGATCTCCGACAGCGCCACCCGCATGCGCGCCAGCGCCGACTCGCGCGTGTCGCCGTAGGCGATCAGCTTGCCGATCAGCGAATCGTAGTTGGGCGGCACCGTGTAGCCGGTGTAGGCGTGGGAATCCACGCGGATGCCGGGGCCGCCCGGCGGGTGCCAGAGGTTGATCTTGCCCGGCGAGGGCGTGAACTTGCGCGGGTCCTCGGCGTTGATGCGGCACTCGAAGGCGTGGCCGCGGAACTCGATGTCCTTCTGCTTCAGGGTGAACGGCATGCCCGCCGCCACCATCAGCTGCCACTTCACGATGTCGATGCCGGTGATCATCTCCGTCACCGGGTGCTCCACCTGCACGCGGGTGTTCATCTCGATGAAGTAGAAGTTGCCATCCTGGTACAGGAACTCGAAGGTCCCCGCGCCGCGGTACTTGATGTTCCTGCAGGCCTCCACCACGCGCTCGCCCATGGCGCGGCGCTGCTTGTCGGTGATGCCGGGGGCCGGCGCCTCCTCGATCACCTTCTGGTGGCGCCGCTGCATGGAGCAGTCGCGCTCGCCCAGGTGCACCGCGTTGCCCTGGCCGTCCGCCATCACCTGGAACTCGATGTGGCGCGGGTGCTCCAGGAACTTCTCCATGTACACCATGTCGTTGCCGAACGCGGCCTTGGCCTCGGCGCGGGTCATGCCCACCGCCGCCACCAGCGCCGCCTCGCTGTGCACCACGCGCATGCCGCGCCCGCCGCCGCCGCCGGCGGCCTTGATGATCACCGGATAGCCGACCTCGCGGCCCATCCGCAGCATCTCCTTCGGGTCCTCCGGCAACGCGCCTTCGGAGCCCGGCACCGTCGGCACGCCGGCCTTCTTCATGGCGTGCTTGGCCGAGACCTTGTCGCCCATGAGGCGGATGGTGTCGGCGCGCGGCCCGATGAAGATGAACCCGCTCTGCTCCACGCGCTCGGCGAAGTCGGCGTTCTCCGCCAGGAAGCCGTAGCCCGGGTGGATCGCCACCGCGTCCGTGACCTCGGCGGCGCTGATGATCGCCGGCATGTTGAGGTAGCTCTCGGCGGAGGGCGGCGGGCCGATGCACACCGACTCGTCCGCCAGCAGCACGTGCTTCAGGTCCTTGTCCACGGTGGAGTGGACCGCCACGGTGCGGATGCCGAGTTCCTTGCAGGCGCGCAGGATGCGCAGCGCGATCTCGCCGCGGTTCGCGATGACGACTTTTTCCAGCATGGGACTATGCCTTATTCAATTATGAACAGCGGCTGGCCAAATTCGACCGGATCGCCGTTGTTCGCGAGGATTGCCTTCACCACGCCCGCCTTGTCCGACTCGATCTGGTTCATCATCTTCATGGCCTCGATGATGCACAGCACGTCGCCTTCCTTCACGGCCTGGCCCACGTCCGCGAAGGCCTTGGCGCCGGGAGACGCCGCTCTATAGAACGTGCCCACCATGGGCGACTTCACCGGGTGGCCCGGCGGCAGCGCCCGGGCGGCGGGGGCGGCCGGT from Gammaproteobacteria bacterium carries:
- the accC gene encoding acetyl-CoA carboxylase biotin carboxylase subunit → MLEKVVIANRGEIALRILRACKELGIRTVAVHSTVDKDLKHVLLADESVCIGPPPSAESYLNMPAIISAAEVTDAVAIHPGYGFLAENADFAERVEQSGFIFIGPRADTIRLMGDKVSAKHAMKKAGVPTVPGSEGALPEDPKEMLRMGREVGYPVIIKAAGGGGGRGMRVVHSEAALVAAVGMTRAEAKAAFGNDMVYMEKFLEHPRHIEFQVMADGQGNAVHLGERDCSMQRRHQKVIEEAPAPGITDKQRRAMGERVVEACRNIKYRGAGTFEFLYQDGNFYFIEMNTRVQVEHPVTEMITGIDIVKWQLMVAAGMPFTLKQKDIEFRGHAFECRINAEDPRKFTPSPGKINLWHPPGGPGIRVDSHAYTGYTVPPNYDSLIGKLIAYGDTRESALARMRVALSEIAVEGITTNVPLHRDLFADSAFIAGGTNIHYLEKKLGL
- the accB gene encoding acetyl-CoA carboxylase biotin carboxyl carrier protein, translated to PAAPAARALPPGHPVKSPMVGTFYRAASPGAKAFADVGQAVKEGDVLCIIEAMKMMNQIESDKAGVVKAILANNGDPVEFGQPLFIIE